One genomic region from Pogona vitticeps strain Pit_001003342236 chromosome 12, PviZW2.1, whole genome shotgun sequence encodes:
- the DAPK2 gene encoding death-associated protein kinase 2 isoform X2, with product MKSPSMAVFKQQKVEDIYEIGEELGSGQFAIVKKCREKTTGLEYAAKFIKKRQSRASRRGVRREEIEREVNILQQILHANIIQLHDVYENKTDVVLILELVSGGELFDFLAQKESLSEEEATQFIKQILDGVHYLHAKKIAHFDLKPENIMLLDKNIPIPHIKLIDFGLAHEIEDGVEFKNIFGTPEFVAPEIVNYEPLGLAADMWSIGVITYILLSGASPFLGETKQETLANITAVNYDFDEEFFSHTSALAKDFIRKLLVKDARKRLTIQEALSHPWITPTDKRQVLVRRESVVNLENFKKQYARRRWKLTYSIVALCNHLSRSLVRKVHLMQSETLRNCDSDHEEDLVNPLAPPHPLLRRRSSIS from the exons ATGAAGAGTCCAAGCATGGCGGTGTTCAAACAACAGAAGGTAGAGGATATATACGAAATTGGAGAAGAGCTGGGCAG tggtcaATTTGCAATTGTGAAGAAATGCCGAGAGAAGACCACGGGATTGGAATACGCGGCCAAGTTCATCAAGAAGCGGCAGAGTCGCGCCAGCCGCCGCGGGGTGAGGCGTGAGGAGATCGAGCGGGAGGTGAACATCCTGCAGCAGATTCTGCACGCCAACATCATCCAGCTGCACGACGTCTACGAGAACAAGACAGATGTGGTCCTGATCCTTGAGCT AGTCTCTGGCGGAGAACTTTTCGACTTCCTGGCCCAGAAGGAGTCCTTGAGCGAGGAAGAAGCCACCCAGTTCATTAAGCAGATCCTGGACGGCGTTCACTACCTGCACGCCAAAAAGATTGCCCATTTCGATCTAAAG CCTGAAAACATCATGCTGCTTGACAAGAACATCCCCATTCCGCACATAAAGCTCATTGATTTTGGGCTGGCCCATGAGATAGAGGACGGTGTCGAGTTCAAGAATATTTTTGGGACCCCTGAATTTGTAG CACCAGAAATCGTGAACTACGAGCCTCTTGGGCTGGCCGCCGACATGTG gaGCATAGGAGTAATCACTTACATATT GCTCAGCGGCGCCTCACCCTTCCTCGGCGAGACCAAGCAGGAGACGCTGGCCAACATCACGGCGGTCAACTACGACTTTGACGAGGAGTTCTTTAGCCACACCAGCGCCCTGGCTAAAGATTTTATCCGGAAACTTCTGGTGAAAGATGCCCG GAAACGTCTGACCATCCAAGAAGCTCTCTCTCATCCCTGGATCACG CCGACGGACAAGCGGCAGGTCCTGGTGAGGCGGGAGTCGGTCGTGAACTTGGAGAACTTCAAGAAGCAATATGCCCGGAGGCGTTGGAAG CTCACCTACAGCATCGTCGCTCTGTGCAACCACTTGTCGCGTTCGTTGGTGAGAAAGGTCCACCTGATGCAAAGTGAAACTTTG cGCAATTGTGACAGTGACCACGAGGAAGACCTTGTGAACCCACTGGCGCCCCCTCACCCTCTCttgaggaggagaagcagcatcTCCTAA
- the DAPK2 gene encoding death-associated protein kinase 2 isoform X1, whose amino-acid sequence MKSPSMAVFKQQKVEDIYEIGEELGSGQFAIVKKCREKTTGLEYAAKFIKKRQSRASRRGVRREEIEREVNILQQILHANIIQLHDVYENKTDVVLILELVSGGELFDFLAQKESLSEEEATQFIKQILDGVHYLHAKKIAHFDLKPENIMLLDKNIPIPHIKLIDFGLAHEIEDGVEFKNIFGTPEFVAPEIVNYEPLGLAADMWSIGVITYILLSGASPFLGETKQETLANITAVNYDFDEEFFSHTSALAKDFIRKLLVKDARKRLTIQEALSHPWITTHQPKEETKVQETKRAENSQLKTKRLKEYTIKCHSSMPPNNTYVNFERFARVVEDLSGMEQSFGALAASHDSLQEDMDALVSIYNEKEAWYREEHENVRHELSQLKYEYRKVESLKKHLQEDIGAVGTSLAGVTGKYLDLQSRFEALSQGLSEGLRWVQDLAGSFQREGGSEAFTAESMGCVFNKDLNGSLMELLNRSCCEEFLAALNSGVAKSAQ is encoded by the exons ATGAAGAGTCCAAGCATGGCGGTGTTCAAACAACAGAAGGTAGAGGATATATACGAAATTGGAGAAGAGCTGGGCAG tggtcaATTTGCAATTGTGAAGAAATGCCGAGAGAAGACCACGGGATTGGAATACGCGGCCAAGTTCATCAAGAAGCGGCAGAGTCGCGCCAGCCGCCGCGGGGTGAGGCGTGAGGAGATCGAGCGGGAGGTGAACATCCTGCAGCAGATTCTGCACGCCAACATCATCCAGCTGCACGACGTCTACGAGAACAAGACAGATGTGGTCCTGATCCTTGAGCT AGTCTCTGGCGGAGAACTTTTCGACTTCCTGGCCCAGAAGGAGTCCTTGAGCGAGGAAGAAGCCACCCAGTTCATTAAGCAGATCCTGGACGGCGTTCACTACCTGCACGCCAAAAAGATTGCCCATTTCGATCTAAAG CCTGAAAACATCATGCTGCTTGACAAGAACATCCCCATTCCGCACATAAAGCTCATTGATTTTGGGCTGGCCCATGAGATAGAGGACGGTGTCGAGTTCAAGAATATTTTTGGGACCCCTGAATTTGTAG CACCAGAAATCGTGAACTACGAGCCTCTTGGGCTGGCCGCCGACATGTG gaGCATAGGAGTAATCACTTACATATT GCTCAGCGGCGCCTCACCCTTCCTCGGCGAGACCAAGCAGGAGACGCTGGCCAACATCACGGCGGTCAACTACGACTTTGACGAGGAGTTCTTTAGCCACACCAGCGCCCTGGCTAAAGATTTTATCCGGAAACTTCTGGTGAAAGATGCCCG GAAACGTCTGACCATCCAAGAAGCTCTCTCTCATCCCTGGATCACG ACTCACCAACCCAAAGAAGAAACGAAAGTCCAAGAAACCAAGAGGGCCGAGAACAGCCAGTTGAAGACCAAGCGGCTGAAGGAATACACCATCAAGTGCCACTCCAGTATGCCGCCAAACAACACCTACGTCAACTTTGAGCGTTTTGCCCGGGTGGTAGAGGACCTCTCTGGGATGGAGCAGAGCTTCGGGGCTCTGGCGGCCTCCCATGATTCTCTGCAGGAGGACATGGACGCCTTGGTCTCCATCTACAACGAGAAAGAAGCTTGGTACAGAGAAGAGCACGAGAACGTGAGGCATGAGCTCTCCCAGCTGAAGTATGAGTATCGCAAGGTCGAATCCTTGAAGAAGCATCTCCAGGAGGACATCGGAGCGGTCGGGACCAGCCTGGCCGGCGTCACGGGGAAGTACCTGGACCTGCAGTCCCGTTTCGAGGCCTTGAGCCAAGGGCTGTCCGAAGGGCTCCGGTGGGTCCAGGACCTGGCCGGCAGCTTTCAGCGCGAAGGCGGAAGCGAAGCCTTCACCGCCGAAAGCATGGGGTGCGTCTTCAACAAGGACCTCAACGGCTCTCTCATGGAGCTGCTGAATAGGTCGTGCTGCGAGGAATTCCTAGCTGCCTTGAACTCGGGTGTTGCAAAATCAGctcaataa